One region of Pseudomonas glycinae genomic DNA includes:
- a CDS encoding glycosyltransferase family 4 protein: MHLLSSGGFYGAERMLLDHCLATPGQHQVLFLDAPPELIARFREAGVDAQGCAGLAALLRHLRQRRGERPLINTHNFKGLLFGWVGATLLRLPLVITQHGFTPRSRKQKFYTWLSLQLCRTASVDRVVCVAESIAVLHRQASVRAEKLQVIPNGLPAAAAFPCDAPGPRWLAGYVGRLSSEKGPDLFLDALIPLCHQHSQLDAVMLGDGPEREDLQARIDAAGLQRRIRLPGYQTDMRHWWQQLDALVISSRTEGTPMILLEAMQAGVPVVAFGVGGIPDVLEHRHNGLLAAPTDSAALARQLDTLLSEPGLARQLRDNAKRTQQDRYDLKALAERWSQLYIRTAREARA; this comes from the coding sequence ATGCATTTGCTCAGCAGCGGTGGCTTCTACGGGGCCGAGCGGATGTTGCTCGATCATTGCCTGGCGACGCCGGGGCAGCACCAGGTGCTGTTCCTCGATGCGCCGCCGGAACTGATCGCGCGCTTTCGCGAGGCCGGTGTCGACGCACAAGGCTGCGCAGGGCTGGCTGCCCTGCTGCGGCACTTGCGTCAGCGGCGCGGTGAACGTCCGTTGATCAACACTCACAATTTCAAGGGCCTGTTGTTCGGCTGGGTCGGCGCCACGCTGTTGCGCCTGCCGCTGGTGATCACCCAACACGGCTTCACCCCGCGCAGCCGCAAGCAAAAGTTCTACACCTGGCTGAGCCTGCAACTGTGCCGCACCGCGTCGGTGGATCGGGTGGTGTGCGTCGCCGAAAGCATCGCGGTGCTGCACCGTCAGGCCAGCGTGCGTGCGGAAAAGTTGCAAGTGATCCCCAACGGATTGCCGGCGGCGGCCGCCTTTCCTTGCGACGCGCCAGGACCCCGCTGGCTCGCCGGTTACGTCGGACGCTTGAGCAGTGAGAAAGGCCCGGATCTGTTTCTCGACGCACTGATCCCGCTGTGTCATCAGCACTCGCAACTCGACGCGGTGATGCTCGGCGACGGCCCGGAACGCGAAGACTTGCAGGCGCGGATCGACGCCGCCGGTTTGCAGCGGCGCATCCGGTTGCCGGGTTACCAGACCGACATGCGTCACTGGTGGCAGCAACTCGATGCACTGGTGATCAGCTCGCGCACCGAGGGCACGCCGATGATTCTGCTGGAAGCGATGCAGGCCGGGGTGCCGGTGGTGGCATTCGGCGTCGGCGGAATTCCCGATGTGCTGGAGCACCGCCACAACGGCTTGCTCGCCGCCCCCACCGACAGCGCCGCCCTCGCCCGTCAGCTCGACACCTTGCTGTCCGAGCCCGGACTGGCACGGCAACTGCGCGATAACGCAAAACGCACGCAACAGGACCGCTACGACCTCAAGGCCCTCGCCGAACGCTGGTCGCAGCTGTACATCCGCACGGCACGGGAGGCACGCGCATGA
- a CDS encoding O-antigen ligase family protein: MIFPLSIVSLLGLACIALLASPWPYLAPGAVLGLVGFAVLYRKPTWGLLGIAALVPFEGFFKDSSLSGSKLIGASLALILMLQLAMHQIPSDRLRSNIWRFLIAFMTLYFLSLLNTDDMGMSLGHLREISVGLILFVITLLIGRELNLDLFARLVTLAVSTTCAMAMFSTKFQDQGRAAGLLEDPNAFALLIAFAIPLGLLLVIRSPNLLHRLFWGGCCLLLLGGMTKTESRSGLVVLALSLVIGCWHYRAQLARIRPRHLGFAMLGAAIVIPLAIYAMPAGYIARIQSLSVLSAGAKGHNDESLGRRASYIVVGGQMIRENPLLGSGPGTFPLHYATTGYAKAFSANRKIGDLYRRAHNTYLEIFSELGVPAGLMFVGMLALGLYNLMRARKEWMLRRNWQQADLMTHLGVSFLSLTLFLMFLSAPNQKYLWIMLAMTSVLRLKAEQAPMTEAKA; the protein is encoded by the coding sequence ATGATTTTCCCGCTCTCGATCGTCAGTCTGTTGGGTCTGGCCTGCATTGCTCTGCTGGCCAGTCCCTGGCCCTACCTCGCGCCGGGTGCAGTGCTCGGTCTGGTGGGGTTCGCGGTGTTGTACCGCAAACCGACCTGGGGCCTGCTCGGCATTGCCGCCTTGGTACCGTTCGAGGGTTTCTTCAAGGACAGTTCGCTGTCCGGCAGCAAACTGATCGGTGCTTCGCTGGCCCTGATCCTGATGCTGCAACTGGCGATGCACCAGATTCCCTCGGATCGCCTGCGCAGCAATATCTGGCGCTTTCTGATCGCCTTCATGACCCTGTACTTTCTCAGCCTGCTCAACACTGACGATATGGGCATGTCGCTCGGTCATCTGCGGGAAATCAGCGTCGGCCTGATTCTGTTCGTCATCACCCTGCTGATCGGCCGCGAGCTGAACCTCGACCTGTTCGCCCGGCTGGTGACCCTGGCCGTCAGCACGACCTGCGCCATGGCCATGTTCTCCACCAAATTCCAGGATCAGGGCCGCGCCGCCGGCCTGCTCGAAGACCCCAACGCTTTCGCCCTGCTCATCGCGTTCGCCATTCCGCTGGGGCTGCTGCTGGTGATCCGCAGCCCGAACCTCTTGCATCGGCTGTTCTGGGGCGGTTGCTGCCTGCTGTTGCTCGGCGGCATGACCAAGACCGAATCGCGTTCCGGGCTGGTGGTGCTGGCCTTGAGTCTGGTGATCGGTTGCTGGCACTACCGCGCTCAACTGGCGCGGATTCGTCCACGTCACCTCGGCTTTGCCATGCTCGGCGCGGCGATCGTGATTCCGCTGGCGATCTATGCGATGCCTGCCGGTTACATCGCGCGTATCCAGTCCCTCAGCGTGTTGAGCGCCGGCGCCAAGGGGCACAACGACGAATCCCTCGGTCGCCGTGCCTCATACATCGTGGTCGGCGGCCAGATGATCCGCGAGAACCCGCTGCTCGGCTCCGGCCCCGGCACCTTCCCGCTGCACTACGCCACCACCGGTTACGCCAAAGCGTTTTCCGCCAACCGCAAGATCGGCGACCTGTATCGCCGGGCGCATAACACCTACCTGGAAATCTTCAGTGAGCTGGGGGTTCCTGCCGGCCTTATGTTCGTCGGCATGCTCGCGCTGGGCCTGTACAACCTGATGCGCGCACGCAAGGAATGGATGCTGCGGCGCAACTGGCAACAGGCAGATCTGATGACCCACCTGGGGGTGAGTTTTCTGTCACTGACGCTGTTTCTGATGTTCCTCAGCGCGCCGAACCAGAAATACCTGTGGATCATGCTCGCCATGACCAGCGTCTTGCGCCTGAAAGCCGAGCAGGCGCCGATGACGGAGGCTAAAGCATGA
- a CDS encoding glycosyltransferase yields the protein MSRISIVIPMYNEARHIGRTLLAAQKAAHAADVECELIVVDNGSSDEGPQIARQFGAHVLVMPGLLIGALRNRGTAIATGEWLAFIDADIEMPEDWLRPLFDIEASGQADVFGLDLHTPAAAPWYAAAWQRRTLRPTTHTSHVVDWLPSANLLMRRRWFDKVGGFNETLRTGEDKEFTLRLREHGARLLSINESVALHWGYEMNWREWMGKELWRQGSHLQLLRSHGFSLRLLRFPMLSIFVWILDFLAISALLDGFPHHAAIMVMLTLVPGLVLSVRQSAKHRNVCLTLQLWGLHWVRLHLAGAAFILSLCHWNARRPARG from the coding sequence ATGAGCCGGATCAGTATCGTCATCCCGATGTACAACGAGGCCCGGCACATTGGCCGCACCTTGCTGGCCGCGCAAAAAGCGGCGCACGCGGCGGATGTCGAGTGTGAACTGATCGTAGTGGACAACGGATCGAGTGACGAAGGACCGCAGATTGCCCGGCAGTTCGGCGCCCATGTGCTGGTGATGCCAGGCCTGCTGATCGGTGCGCTGCGCAATCGCGGCACAGCCATTGCCACCGGGGAATGGCTGGCGTTCATCGATGCCGACATCGAAATGCCGGAAGACTGGTTGCGTCCATTGTTCGACATCGAAGCCAGCGGCCAGGCCGATGTCTTCGGTCTCGATCTGCACACCCCCGCCGCCGCGCCGTGGTACGCCGCTGCCTGGCAGCGCCGGACCTTGCGCCCGACCACCCACACCAGCCATGTCGTCGACTGGCTGCCCAGCGCCAACCTGCTGATGCGCCGGCGCTGGTTCGACAAGGTCGGCGGTTTCAACGAAACCCTGCGCACCGGCGAAGACAAGGAATTCACCCTGCGCCTGCGCGAGCACGGCGCGCGGCTGCTGTCGATCAATGAAAGTGTGGCCCTGCACTGGGGTTACGAAATGAACTGGCGCGAGTGGATGGGCAAGGAACTGTGGCGCCAGGGCAGTCACCTGCAACTGCTACGCAGCCATGGTTTCAGCCTGCGCCTGTTGCGGTTTCCGATGCTGTCGATCTTCGTCTGGATTCTCGATTTCCTGGCGATTTCCGCCCTGCTCGACGGTTTCCCCCATCACGCCGCGATCATGGTGATGCTCACGCTGGTGCCGGGGCTGGTGCTCAGCGTGCGTCAGAGCGCCAAGCACCGCAACGTCTGCCTGACCCTGCAACTGTGGGGCCTGCACTGGGTGCGCCTGCACCTGGCGGGCGCGGCGTTCATTCTCAGTCTGTGTCATTGGAACGCCAGGAGGCCTGCCCGTGGCTGA
- a CDS encoding glycosyltransferase, producing the protein MAEFIFWMCLLLPAYAYVGYPLLLTLLAPLFPAWRHSPAPPLNVSIVIAAHNEARHIEHKLRSLLSQDYQPATLQIILASDGSTDATVACAHKVVDPRITVLDLPRQGKAATLNAGAALATGDILVFTDADNQWSRETLGYLLAPLSDPQVGACAGHMVIPVTGGGLSIGDSLYRHYEGWLRRVENRTGCMVSADGALLALRRELFENVPAEVNDDFFISTCAPVKFKRIVYVPEAQVIDHGVDEADKQFRRRQRVTVGGLQSLAQRSELLNPFKHGLYSIALISHKLIRRLAPILLLPLLLSNFWLWEDHGFYRLSLIAQLLGYAIAIAGLLDSQHRLPKPFRLAAFLLVTLAGMSIGLWQFLRGQRYAQWNPDQNR; encoded by the coding sequence GTGGCTGAATTCATTTTCTGGATGTGCCTGCTGCTGCCGGCGTACGCCTATGTCGGCTATCCACTGCTGCTGACGCTGCTGGCGCCACTGTTTCCGGCGTGGCGCCACAGCCCGGCACCGCCGCTGAACGTCAGCATCGTCATTGCCGCCCACAATGAAGCACGGCACATCGAACACAAGCTGCGCTCGCTGCTGTCCCAGGATTATCAGCCGGCGACCCTGCAAATCATTCTGGCCAGCGACGGTTCCACCGACGCCACCGTGGCCTGCGCACACAAGGTCGTCGACCCGCGAATCACCGTGCTCGACCTGCCTCGCCAGGGCAAGGCCGCCACCCTGAATGCCGGCGCGGCGCTGGCCACGGGCGACATTCTGGTGTTCACCGACGCTGACAACCAATGGTCGCGGGAAACCCTCGGCTACCTGCTGGCGCCCCTGAGCGACCCACAGGTCGGCGCCTGCGCCGGACACATGGTGATTCCGGTCACCGGCGGCGGACTGAGCATTGGCGACAGCCTTTATCGGCACTACGAGGGCTGGTTGCGCCGGGTCGAGAACCGTACCGGCTGCATGGTCTCCGCCGACGGCGCCCTGCTCGCCCTGCGCCGCGAACTGTTCGAGAACGTGCCGGCCGAGGTCAATGACGACTTTTTCATCAGCACCTGCGCGCCAGTGAAATTCAAACGCATCGTCTACGTGCCCGAAGCGCAAGTGATCGACCACGGCGTCGACGAAGCGGACAAGCAATTCCGCCGGCGCCAGCGGGTCACGGTCGGCGGCCTGCAAAGCCTGGCGCAACGCAGTGAACTGCTGAATCCGTTCAAGCATGGGCTGTATTCGATTGCGTTGATCAGCCACAAGCTGATCCGCCGTCTGGCGCCGATCCTGTTGCTGCCGCTGCTGCTGAGCAATTTCTGGCTGTGGGAAGACCACGGTTTCTATCGCCTGAGCCTGATCGCGCAACTGCTCGGCTACGCCATTGCGATTGCCGGTCTGCTGGATTCGCAGCACCGCTTGCCCAAGCCGTTCCGCCTCGCGGCGTTCCTGCTGGTGACACTGGCGGGCATGAGCATCGGCCTGTGGCAGTTCCTGCGCGGCCAGCGTTATGCCCAATGGAACCCTGACCAAAACCGTTGA
- a CDS encoding polysaccharide deacetylase family protein, whose amino-acid sequence MAIKQLIKRTSGWLYLNSSIGRNQLHGAGVILMLHRVLSNDRAADLPHRNELCVGPKAFEHLLVWLRKHFDCVPLMEILQPNALRTERPQVALTFDDGWRDNAANAFPLLQKHQVPASIFLSTDFIGSRQRFWWESIGETLWGSHGEKARTHLIECLRAAGQPLPVLLDDIDVDRRSLTLLHYLQSLKALDPKILERLTDECPQESQPQALDWHQVRAMESSGLVRFGPHGASHAILTGLDDVRLSEEISRSRDAMLNGCNRPLPVYCYPNGDNDERVREQIANHDFPFALGTGSGIYRGTGDPLNLPRFGVSQRTARNPQLLSWRIYRGARP is encoded by the coding sequence ATGGCGATCAAACAACTGATTAAACGCACCAGCGGCTGGCTCTATCTCAACTCGTCCATAGGACGCAACCAGTTGCACGGCGCCGGGGTGATCCTGATGTTGCACCGGGTGCTTTCCAACGACCGCGCCGCCGACCTGCCGCACCGCAACGAACTGTGCGTCGGGCCCAAGGCCTTCGAACACTTGCTGGTGTGGCTGCGCAAGCATTTCGATTGCGTGCCGCTGATGGAGATCCTGCAACCCAATGCCCTGCGCACCGAGCGTCCGCAGGTGGCGCTGACCTTTGACGACGGCTGGCGCGACAACGCCGCCAACGCTTTTCCGCTGCTGCAGAAACATCAGGTGCCGGCGAGCATTTTTCTCTCCACCGATTTCATCGGCAGCCGGCAGCGTTTCTGGTGGGAGAGCATCGGCGAAACCCTGTGGGGCAGTCATGGTGAAAAAGCCCGCACGCACCTGATCGAATGCCTGCGTGCCGCCGGCCAGCCGTTGCCAGTGCTGCTGGATGACATCGATGTGGATCGCCGCAGTCTGACCCTGTTGCATTATCTGCAAAGCCTCAAGGCGCTCGATCCGAAGATACTCGAACGCCTGACCGACGAGTGCCCGCAAGAGTCGCAGCCCCAGGCGCTGGACTGGCATCAGGTGCGGGCGATGGAGTCTTCCGGTCTGGTGCGTTTCGGCCCGCACGGCGCCAGTCACGCGATCCTCACCGGCCTGGACGACGTGCGCCTGAGCGAAGAAATCAGCCGCAGCCGCGATGCCATGCTCAACGGCTGCAACCGTCCGCTGCCGGTGTATTGCTACCCCAACGGCGACAACGACGAGCGGGTGCGCGAACAGATCGCCAATCACGATTTCCCGTTTGCGCTGGGCACCGGCAGTGGCATCTATCGCGGTACCGGCGATCCGCTGAACCTGCCGCGCTTCGGTGTCAGCCAGCGCACAGCGCGCAATCCGCAACTGCTGTCGTGGCGGATCTATCGCGGGGCGCGGCCATGA
- a CDS encoding lipopolysaccharide biosynthesis protein, with protein MSRGSYLKHLALSMGTKLAMIALRLLRNVLLARILGPSERGLFALLSTLPDLISAATSGGLNSAVGYQAAKQRPMGLLLAQVLVFGCLLAGLLTLLVVALVREFGSELDVTMQLGLLAWLLLLAVPLTVLKSGLLTLHNASGGVVAFNALRLVESLAPLLLFLALFWMWKEAALEAALISWLAGISLVVLVGWLWLKRAQPLQLQWDRASQNELLRFSARSHPDLLFQQVILRSDYLFIGALLGSTALGHYAMASAAAELLLIVPEAVTTPLMKRLLQQDEGMDKVTPLALRLTATVMLGACLTMAVIGEWLIVTLFGVAYQPAYPALLALLPGLLGLCYASILRLDLIGKNRPGTVSLLMGLGALLNLALNLLLIPAYGIVGAAAASSIAYLAVTVAMLVLYCRLSGVAFWQTLIILPSDLTPMWLMLQRRKAA; from the coding sequence ATGAGTCGAGGCAGTTACCTCAAGCACCTGGCGCTGAGCATGGGCACCAAACTGGCGATGATCGCCCTGCGCCTGCTGAGGAATGTGCTGCTGGCGCGAATTCTCGGCCCCAGCGAACGGGGCCTGTTCGCCCTGCTCAGCACCCTGCCCGATCTGATCAGCGCCGCCACCAGCGGCGGATTGAATTCCGCCGTGGGTTATCAGGCAGCCAAGCAGCGGCCGATGGGCTTGTTGCTCGCGCAAGTGCTGGTGTTTGGCTGTTTGCTGGCGGGTCTGCTGACCTTGCTGGTGGTGGCGCTGGTGCGCGAGTTCGGCAGTGAACTGGACGTGACCATGCAACTCGGTCTGCTGGCGTGGCTGTTGTTGCTGGCGGTGCCGTTGACCGTGCTCAAAAGTGGTCTGCTGACCTTGCACAATGCGTCCGGCGGCGTGGTCGCGTTCAATGCCTTGCGACTGGTGGAATCCCTGGCGCCGCTGTTGCTGTTTCTCGCGCTGTTCTGGATGTGGAAAGAAGCGGCCCTCGAAGCCGCGCTGATCAGTTGGCTGGCCGGCATCAGTCTGGTGGTATTGGTCGGTTGGTTGTGGCTCAAACGCGCGCAGCCGTTGCAGCTGCAATGGGATCGCGCCAGCCAGAACGAATTGCTGCGTTTCAGTGCGCGCAGTCACCCGGATCTGCTGTTCCAGCAAGTGATCCTGCGTTCCGATTACCTGTTCATCGGTGCCCTGCTGGGCAGCACTGCCCTCGGGCATTACGCGATGGCCAGCGCCGCCGCCGAATTGCTGCTGATCGTTCCGGAAGCGGTGACCACGCCGCTGATGAAACGCCTGCTGCAACAGGACGAAGGCATGGACAAGGTCACGCCGCTGGCTCTGCGCCTGACCGCCACGGTGATGCTCGGCGCCTGCCTGACCATGGCCGTGATCGGCGAATGGCTGATCGTTACCCTGTTCGGCGTCGCCTACCAACCGGCGTATCCGGCGCTGCTGGCCTTGCTGCCGGGGCTGCTGGGTCTGTGTTACGCCAGCATCCTGCGCCTGGACCTGATCGGCAAGAACCGCCCCGGCACGGTGTCGCTGCTGATGGGGCTCGGTGCGCTGCTCAATCTTGCGCTGAACCTGCTGCTGATTCCGGCCTACGGCATCGTCGGTGCAGCGGCAGCGTCGTCGATTGCCTATCTGGCGGTGACCGTGGCGATGCTGGTGTTGTACTGCCGGTTGAGCGGCGTGGCGTTCTGGCAAACCCTGATCATTCTGCCCAGCGACCTCACGCCGATGTGGCTGATGTTGCAGCGTCGGAAGGCAGCATGA
- a CDS encoding GNAT family N-acetyltransferase, with the protein MNVLQKIRDHIKHRGLRATLAKVWKHYVFSHQELLWMERDLVSPVPPHSLKPYPPLRVVKITPDNVSAFARHFGDRVGTMAELAREHHTGHMHLDDQGHAVAFIWGTAQDYFDRHYYGCLFPVKPGEFFEFGGELTRAYWGTELSVDLQLELWKAMAAQGCDKVVDVCEFHNIPALKLHLRMGYTEQGRIMNIYKLFGRWRFYRETRYNGSRLEALRKPSRPPVTATAT; encoded by the coding sequence ATGAATGTTCTGCAAAAAATCCGCGATCACATCAAACACAGAGGCCTGCGGGCCACCTTGGCCAAGGTGTGGAAACACTACGTCTTTTCTCATCAGGAACTGCTGTGGATGGAGCGCGACCTTGTCAGTCCGGTGCCACCCCACAGCCTCAAGCCCTACCCGCCGCTGCGGGTGGTGAAGATCACCCCGGACAACGTCAGCGCCTTCGCCCGCCACTTCGGCGACCGCGTCGGCACCATGGCGGAGCTTGCCCGGGAACATCACACCGGGCACATGCACCTGGACGATCAGGGCCATGCGGTGGCCTTCATCTGGGGCACCGCTCAAGACTATTTCGACCGGCACTACTACGGCTGCCTGTTCCCGGTGAAACCCGGTGAGTTCTTCGAATTCGGCGGCGAACTGACCCGTGCCTACTGGGGCACCGAACTGTCGGTGGATCTGCAACTGGAACTGTGGAAAGCCATGGCCGCCCAGGGCTGCGACAAGGTCGTGGACGTCTGCGAATTCCACAACATCCCGGCGCTCAAGCTGCATCTGCGCATGGGCTATACCGAACAGGGTCGGATCATGAACATCTACAAACTGTTCGGTCGCTGGCGCTTCTACCGCGAAACCCGCTACAACGGCTCGCGCCTGGAGGCGTTGCGCAAACCTTCCCGTCCACCTGTCACAGCAACGGCGACCTGA
- a CDS encoding GNAT family N-acetyltransferase has protein sequence MARFEWRTSLCAPDFPAAAYEALRLRVTDHTPFNSLDWLCAAEQALDAHERLHVLLGWEADELCLCLPLVASRERFFGVPFRVVHHLGYPLADRLALLSQLNADDMRQALRLIRQRVPHALLQLNEIAEPVGAESVLSEWMTHSSTGERRLSCRVPVHLISDADRQEVSGDPRYKLRRARKRIAACGAEVRRITPDATSMGPLLQVISEVEAVSWKGDEGVGIFASERSRRCMENAFTALAASDRVRVVMLELDGRCISYRLGLLEQGRLYDYNLAFLPQYADLGSGRVLLEEWIRWGLDDNWRWIDASRVSLENSSHQLHERMTGQLEHWRWSFYSWRPSGLLLGFGLRVWHRLKPGLQQWRAKRAAARAAVIATPVINPTKEGEHASPSHSQR, from the coding sequence ATGGCGCGATTCGAATGGCGCACCTCGTTGTGCGCACCTGACTTCCCGGCGGCGGCCTATGAAGCGCTGCGCCTGCGGGTGACGGATCACACGCCGTTCAACAGCCTCGACTGGCTGTGTGCGGCAGAGCAGGCGCTCGATGCGCACGAGCGACTGCATGTATTGCTGGGTTGGGAAGCGGACGAATTGTGCCTGTGCCTGCCACTGGTGGCGAGCCGTGAACGGTTTTTCGGTGTGCCGTTTCGGGTGGTGCATCACCTGGGTTATCCGCTGGCTGATCGCCTGGCGTTGTTATCACAGCTGAACGCCGACGATATGCGCCAAGCCCTGCGGCTGATTCGCCAGCGAGTGCCCCACGCCCTGCTGCAACTCAACGAAATCGCCGAGCCGGTCGGCGCCGAAAGCGTGCTCAGCGAATGGATGACCCACAGCTCCACCGGCGAACGTCGCTTGAGCTGCCGGGTGCCGGTGCACCTGATCAGCGACGCCGACCGCCAGGAAGTCTCGGGCGACCCGCGCTACAAACTGCGCCGGGCGCGCAAGCGTATTGCCGCGTGCGGCGCCGAAGTCCGGCGGATCACGCCCGACGCGACCAGCATGGGCCCGTTGCTGCAGGTCATCAGCGAAGTCGAAGCGGTGAGTTGGAAAGGTGACGAAGGCGTCGGGATCTTTGCCAGCGAGCGCAGCCGCCGTTGCATGGAAAACGCTTTCACCGCCCTCGCCGCTTCGGATCGGGTGCGCGTGGTGATGCTGGAACTGGACGGGCGTTGCATCAGCTATCGGCTCGGCCTGCTCGAGCAGGGCCGGCTCTACGATTACAACCTCGCCTTCCTGCCGCAGTACGCCGATCTGGGCAGCGGCCGGGTGCTGCTGGAGGAATGGATTCGCTGGGGGCTGGACGACAACTGGCGCTGGATCGATGCCTCGCGGGTCAGCCTGGAAAACTCCAGCCATCAACTGCACGAACGCATGACCGGGCAACTGGAACACTGGCGCTGGAGCTTCTACTCCTGGCGCCCGAGCGGGCTGCTGCTGGGGTTCGGGCTGCGCGTCTGGCACCGGCTCAAGCCTGGGTTGCAACAATGGCGGGCGAAGCGTGCGGCGGCCAGAGCGGCGGTCATTGCGACACCTGTGATCAACCCCACCAAGGAGGGCGAACATGCCTCGCCAAGTCATAGTCAACGCTGA
- a CDS encoding ChbG/HpnK family deacetylase has translation MPRQVIVNADDFGLSPNENAVILGAFQAGVISSATAMANMPAFEAACAMARLPLLEGRIGLHFNLTYGRPLSRAILQRRTFCDSHGVFDLNLPRHSLWLGREDREAVQEELQAQWQRCVDHGVRPSHLDSHQHVHNIWPIGEIVARFAAHQGVPVRLARNLGQNLSLPKRVFKGLLNRRLQGLAGVTADYVCTPVDLRNAAAPTDGVLEIVAHPNQLGADFGDAYLQPGESLSRVLELQLAGVPRVSYADLNKEFLRGAEAL, from the coding sequence ATGCCTCGCCAAGTCATAGTCAACGCTGACGATTTCGGCCTCAGTCCGAACGAAAACGCGGTGATCCTCGGCGCGTTCCAGGCCGGGGTCATCAGTTCCGCCACGGCGATGGCCAACATGCCGGCGTTCGAAGCAGCCTGCGCCATGGCCCGGCTGCCGTTGCTGGAAGGCCGGATCGGCCTGCACTTCAACCTGACCTACGGTCGGCCCTTGAGCCGGGCCATTCTCCAGCGTCGCACCTTCTGCGACAGCCACGGCGTGTTCGACCTCAACCTGCCTCGCCACAGCCTGTGGCTGGGCCGCGAAGACCGCGAGGCGGTGCAGGAAGAATTGCAGGCGCAGTGGCAGCGCTGCGTCGATCATGGCGTGCGTCCCAGCCACCTCGATTCGCATCAGCACGTGCACAACATCTGGCCGATCGGCGAGATCGTCGCGCGCTTCGCTGCCCACCAAGGCGTGCCCGTGCGCCTGGCGCGCAACCTGGGGCAAAACCTCAGCCTGCCCAAACGCGTGTTCAAGGGCCTGCTCAACCGTCGTTTGCAGGGACTGGCCGGGGTCACTGCCGATTACGTCTGCACCCCGGTGGACCTGCGCAACGCTGCTGCGCCGACCGACGGCGTGCTGGAAATCGTCGCCCATCCGAACCAGCTCGGGGCGGATTTCGGTGACGCTTATCTGCAACCCGGAGAGTCCCTGAGCCGCGTGCTAGAGCTGCAGCTGGCGGGGGTTCCACGGGTTTCCTATGCCGATCTGAACAAGGAATTTCTACGCGGTGCCGAGGCACTCTGA
- a CDS encoding GNAT family N-acetyltransferase, with protein MNVIEKLRERIKQKGLGRTFGTLWKRYVFFHWELLWMERDLVSPVPPHKLRPYDGLRKVDITAENAGAFARHFGDRVQTMAELADEGHTGHMYLDADGHAVGFIWGSSRDYHDRHYYGCTFPVKPGEFFEFGGEMTRAYFGSSLSVDVQVALWEAMAAQGCNKVVDVCETHNIPALKLHIRMGYHEQGRVTHVYCLFGKWRFFRETRYEGSRLDPLRKPGRPVVTAAAQA; from the coding sequence ATGAACGTCATTGAAAAGCTGCGTGAACGTATCAAGCAAAAAGGCCTGGGCCGCACCTTCGGCACGTTGTGGAAACGCTACGTGTTCTTCCATTGGGAACTGTTGTGGATGGAGCGCGACCTGGTCAGCCCGGTACCGCCGCACAAGCTGCGCCCCTACGACGGTCTGCGCAAAGTCGACATCACCGCCGAGAATGCCGGCGCGTTCGCCAGGCACTTCGGTGACCGGGTGCAGACCATGGCCGAACTGGCCGACGAAGGCCACACCGGGCACATGTACCTGGACGCCGACGGCCATGCGGTCGGGTTCATCTGGGGCAGCAGTCGTGACTACCACGACCGCCACTATTACGGCTGCACCTTCCCGGTCAAACCCGGCGAGTTCTTCGAGTTCGGCGGCGAAATGACCCGCGCCTACTTCGGCAGCAGCCTGTCGGTGGACGTTCAGGTCGCCCTCTGGGAAGCCATGGCCGCCCAGGGCTGCAACAAAGTGGTGGACGTCTGCGAAACCCACAACATCCCGGCGCTGAAACTGCACATCCGCATGGGCTATCACGAACAGGGCCGCGTCACCCACGTCTATTGCCTGTTCGGCAAATGGCGGTTCTTCCGTGAAACCCGCTACGAAGGCTCACGCCTCGATCCGCTGCGCAAGCCGGGACGGCCGGTGGTGACGGCGGCTGCGCAGGCTTGA